A stretch of DNA from Halorubrum sp. BOL3-1:
GTATTTTGAATGCCAGAAGTGTGGATACGAAGTAAATGCAGACTACAACGCGGCGAAGAACATCGGCGTGAGGTACGTTCGGAAGGAGATACACAAACTCCGTTCCTCGCCCAAGTCGGGGAGCGGAGACGCACCAGTAGACGTGCGTTTGAATGGTGGGATGTTGAACGGTGAGAGTCACCAGCCTCTTGCTGGCGACTGATCGCCAGGAGTCCACATCAAAGCCCTACCCTCAAGGACCGAGGCGCGTATGCGCCGAGGGAGTAGGGTAGGGTAGTTTACTTCTCGTCCTTGGCTTCGTCTCCGTCCTCGTCCAGCTCCGAGACGATCCGCTCCCTGACCGGACTGACGTCGACCGGCGCCCACGCCTCCACGTCGTAGGTCACGTCCGCGAGCGTCTCCAAGCGGTCGGCGTCGCCCTCGGTTATCGCCGGCACCGCCTCCTCGCGGAGCCGGTCGAGGACCGCGTCCGCAAGCGCCTCGCGGTCGACATCGCGGTCCGGGACGTCGAGGATGTGCGGCAGGTCTGCGGCGCCCTCCGGAAGCGTCGGGAACGCGGCCGGACCGACCGCGAGCGCGGTCGCGTCCTCGGTTCGATCCGACTCGCTCTCGCCGGAGAGCGCCGCCGCCGGCGCCGGCACGAGCGCGTACTCCGCGACCGCGAGGTCAATCGCGTCGCCGATGGCGTCCTCGTCGACCTCGGCCCGCCGCTTGAACGCCAGCTCCGAGAGCGCCCGCGAGAGCTCCGCGCGGGTGAGCCATCCGAACAGGTCGACGACGCCGGCGAGGTCGTCCCGGGCGGCGACGCTCGGCGCGTCCCCGTCCGCCATCGTCAGTCCTCACCCGGCGCCGGCTCCGCCCGTCCGTCCCCGGTCGTCGGCTCCGCCTGTCTGTTCCTGGTCGTCGGTTCGGTGACCGCGTCGCTCTCGGCGGCGGGGGTGCCGCCGACGCCCGCGTCGTCCCGCACCGCGTCGAGGTCGTCGCGCGCGGCCTCGTACACCTCGCCGGGGTCGACCGGGGCGTTCTCCCACGCCGGGAGCCGGGTGTCCGGTCCGGGCGCCGCGAGCGCCTCGGCGTACGTCGCAACCTGCGAGCGCTCGCCCGGCGCGTCGTATTCGAGTCCGTTGAACGCGGCGTCGGCGGCGTACCCGTCGAGCAGCGTCTCCGCGGCCTCGCGGTAGCGCTCCGGGAGTCCGTCGTAGTCGACGTCGACGCCGGCGTCCTCCACCGCGCGCAGCGTCGCCGCTCCTACCGCCCGGCTCATGTCCGCGAGGCCGGTCGGTCCCTCGACGGAGCGGTGGTCGTGCTCGTAGCGGCCCAGGTCGACCTGTGCGCTGTCCGCGAAGCCGGCGCGGCCGAACGCCTCGCCCAGCGTCCCGACCTCCAGCCCCCAGCCGCGCTGGACGCGGAGCCGGGAGACGAGGTCGCTCGTCGCCGCGAACTCGCCGGCGAGCGCGTAGCGGAACGCCGAGAGGTACGCGAGCACGTCGGGTTCCCGGTCGGGCGCGGCGGCACCGAGCGCGCGGACGAGCGGCCGGAAGAACAGCCGGAACAGCCGCCCGTACAGCGAGCCGTCCTCGACGCGGGCGTAGTACCCCTTCGAGAACGCGTACCCGCACCCCAGCGGGAACAGCAGTCGGTCGACGAACGCCGGCGAGTAGGTCTCCGTGTCGGCGTCGTGGACGACGACGAACTCCTCGTCGAGCGCGCGTCCCAAGGCGAGCCACACGTCGCGACCCTTTCCGCGCTCGCCGTCGAGTCCCCGTGCCTCCAGGAGCGACGCGAGCCGGGGGCCGTCACACCACAGTGTCTCGACGTCGAGGTCGAACCCGTCGAGCCACGCCGCGAACGACCCGGCGCGGTCGGCCGACGCCCGCAGGGGAACGATCACGCGAGCGGGGTCGACGGTCTCCAGCGTCGAGAGTACGCGCTCGGCTGCGACCGTCCCGTACTCGCGTTCGGTCATCGGCACGACGACCGCGGCCCGGTCGGTCGGGGCGTCGGGCCGATGGTCGGTCAACGCGTGAAGGGTGGTCACGCGCTCCTGAACGTACTCCATTTACCGATCACACGGGAGCGACGCTCAAAACAGATGCGGTACCACCGACGCGTGTCCGGCTTCGCTCAGGGGGCTTCAGGCCGCTCGCGTCGCGCCAGCGGCGCCCCCGGGGATGCGCCCGAGCCGGTATAGGACCGCGTACGCGGCGACGAGGACCGTCAGCCCGCCGGCGAGCGCGAGGAAGACGGCGTCGTACGCCGCGCCCGCCTCGATCGCCTCGCCGACGACCCACGAGCCGGCCGCCTGCGCGGACATCATTCCGGCGGAGAACGTCGCGTACGCCGACGCGCGCGACTCGTCGGGCAACGACGCCAGCAGGTAGGTGTCGCCCGCGGGGAACAGCATGTGGACCGCGAAGCCGACGACGACACTCGCGGCGACGACCGCGGCGAGCCCCTCCGCGACGACAACGAGGCCGACGCCGCCGACGAACGCGGTCACGATACCGAGGAGGTACGGGACGTGCGGCAGCCGGTCCGCGAGGTCGCCGGAGACGAGGAACGCGGGCACGCCGGCGGCGAAGATCACCGTCAGGAGGTTCCGCGCGGTCGCCGGCGGCAGCCCCTTATCGATCATGTACAGCTCGTAGAAGTTGAACAGCCCCTGCCAGACGAAGCTCGTGAGTCCTATCAGCACGACGCCGGCGAGGATGAGCTTCCACTCGCGGCGGGCGGCGCCGAGGAAGTCGGTGTCTCCCGCGCCGGCGTCCGGGAGGTCGGTCCGCGCGGCGAGCGCGGCGAACGCGACCGTACCGGCGGCCGCGACGAGCGCGAGCCCGTAGAACGCGTACCGCCAGTCGTACCACAGCGCGACGGTGACCGCGGGTGCGGCGATGACGGCGGAGAGCTGGCTCGCCATGCCGTGGATCCCCATCATGCGGCCGACCCGCTCGGGGAACAGCTCCGCGATGAAGGGGTTCGCGGCCACGAAGTAGACGCCGGACGCCAGGCCGACCGCGAAGGCGGCGACCATCAGCGCGAGGACGTTGGGCGCGAGCGCGACGCCCAGCGCGCCCGCGGTCAACATCGCGCCGGAGACGAAGATCACGCGCCGCCGCGTGAAGCGCGTGAGCGCCCAGCCCGCCGGCAGCCGCGGGGCGGCCGAGCCGAGCCACGCGAGCGTGACGATGAGACCGGCGGTCCCCTCGCCGATCGCGAACTCACCGATGAACCGGCCCACGAGGGGTGCGAACACGACGCGCGCGAAGTTGACGAGGAAGACCAAGGCGCAAAGCGATCCGAACAGCCGGGTCCGTGACACGGCGAGGATTCCGAGCGCCCGGACACAAGCGTTGCGAAAGCGCTCGGACACAAGCGTTGCGAAAGCGCTCGGACGCGACCTCGCGAGATCGATCTCCGGCGTCGATCCCCGATCGATCGTCCGCGTCGCGGCCGCTTCGACGCGTTTCGCGTCGGTTTCGGCCGTCGCGTCAGACCGATGTCGTACGGGGTTTTTATCCGCCCCGCCGACCAACGCCGAGATATGAAATCCACGCGCAAGGGGCTCCGCGACGGCGACCTCCGCAAGGACACCTACGAGCGCCTCAACTGCGCCGACTGCGATAAGGTGCTAAAAAAGGAGAACGACCCCGACGAGGTGTTCTCGGTCCGGATCTGTCCGGAGTGCGGCGCCCGGTTCAAAGAGCTTCGCTGACGGAGTTCCCCAGTTCGTCGTCCTCTCTCCTCGGTCTGTCGCCGCGCTCCGACGGCACTTACCCACGCTCCGGCCCGTTCGCAGTCCGACTGCGTCCGCTCACGATTCGACCCGCTCCGCGATCCCCTCCGTCACGGGACCTGCCTCGCCCGCGACCGTCTCGATCCACCGGTACTCGGTGAACGCTTCGGCGATCCGCCTGCCGCTCGGTTCGCTCGCGCCGAGGGCGGCGTCCGGCTCGTCGAACAGCGGGAGGAACCGCGTCGCCAGCCACCGGTCGAGCGGATTCCCGCTCGCCGCGAGGGACGCAGCCGACTCGATCGCCGCGTCGCGCGCCGCGCCGACCGCGGCGGCATCCGCCGGGAACATCGTCTCACCGTCCTCGATCCGCGACGCGACGGCGTCGGCCGCACGCAGTCGGACGCGGGCGAGGACGGTCCGGGTGAGCGCGGTGGCCGGGTGGTCCGGCTCGTCGTCGTCGACCGGAATCGGGTCGAACCGGAGGTCCTCGAACGTCCGGTAGAGGACCGTCGAGAGCAGCGAGACGCTCGGCGCGTCCCGGGCGACGGGCCGCTCGTCGAGGAACGCCTCGTCGCCGGGGTTCGACCGGATCCGGTCGGTCTCCTCGCCGTGGAGTTGTCGGAGCCGATCGCGGACCTCGCCCCCGAGGCGCTCCGCCTCGCGACGGAGCGGTTCGGTGACCGGCTCCGGTCCGGTGAACGAGTCCCGATACCGGTCGCGAAGGTATCGCCCCGCCTCGACGTACGACTGGACCCGCTCGATGTCTCCGACCGACTCGCCCGCCCGAATCGGGTTCGCGCGCCCCGCCGGACCCGCGTTCCCGCCGACTAGTGTCCGCCGGCGCGACTCGTCGTACCAGCGCTCGATCGGGCCGTAAACCGCGGCGCCGGCCAGCGGATCGGTCGCAGGGGCCGGTAGCGTCTCCAGCGTGTCGGACACCCGCCGTCGAACCGTCCCGATGTCGACGGTCACGTCCTCGGGGTCGCCCTCGACGGCGGCGCCGGCAAACGTGCCGACGGCGGTCGCGGCGTGGTCGCGCGCCGTCGCGTACCGTTCGGCCGCCGCCAATGGCGGGCACGGCTCGTCCGCCGCCGGGAGCGACTCCCGGGCCGCCGCCCGCTCCGTCGCGATCCGCTCGCGGATCTCACCGTTCGGAAGCGTCTCCGCGGTCAGCGGCTCGGGGACCGCGCTGAGCAGGCGGCCGACCCGGTCGACGAACGCGGCCGCGATCGCCGGATCAACGTCGACCGGAACGAGCCGCGGCCGCTCCGGGACCGGCCCGTCGAACTCGCGCGGGACCGCGTCGATGTCGAGCGCCGGCGGGTCGTTCCAGAACCGGGGTTCGTCACCGACTTCCGAGCAACCCGCCAGCGCGCCGAGAGCGACGGCCCCGCCGGCCGCGAGCGCGGTGCGACGGGTGAGCCGGTCCGTCACGGGGAGTCACCTCCCGACCGGTCGTCGGACTCGTCGAGCGCCGTCTCGTTCCCGGGGACGGTCGCGTTCGCGTCGATCACCGCGTAGTCGGTCCCCGTCGTCCGACACGGCGTGCGGCCGCTGGCCCCGGAGCCGGTGAGCCGGCCGTCGAGCGCGACCGGCAGCCGGAAGATCAGCGCGAGCGCGACCCGCGTGCCGGCCTCGCACGCCTCGTCCGGCGGCCTGAGTTCGCGGCAGTACTCGTACTCGACGTGTCCGGGCTCCCACGAGACCGAGTGGATATCGAGACGCTGGCACGACTCGACGCCGGCGCGCGCGACGTACACCGTCTCCGCGTCGTAGTCGGCCTCGTCGAGGAACGACCGGACCCGCGAACGGTCCGCGTCGCTGACGCCCCCGGCGACGGTCAGGTCGTCGGCCCGCTCCGCGCTCGTGAC
This window harbors:
- a CDS encoding glycosyl transferase family 2 — protein: MEYVQERVTTLHALTDHRPDAPTDRAAVVVPMTEREYGTVAAERVLSTLETVDPARVIVPLRASADRAGSFAAWLDGFDLDVETLWCDGPRLASLLEARGLDGERGKGRDVWLALGRALDEEFVVVHDADTETYSPAFVDRLLFPLGCGYAFSKGYYARVEDGSLYGRLFRLFFRPLVRALGAAAPDREPDVLAYLSAFRYALAGEFAATSDLVSRLRVQRGWGLEVGTLGEAFGRAGFADSAQVDLGRYEHDHRSVEGPTGLADMSRAVGAATLRAVEDAGVDVDYDGLPERYREAAETLLDGYAADAAFNGLEYDAPGERSQVATYAEALAAPGPDTRLPAWENAPVDPGEVYEAARDDLDAVRDDAGVGGTPAAESDAVTEPTTRNRQAEPTTGDGRAEPAPGED
- a CDS encoding MFS transporter, with product MSRTRLFGSLCALVFLVNFARVVFAPLVGRFIGEFAIGEGTAGLIVTLAWLGSAAPRLPAGWALTRFTRRRVIFVSGAMLTAGALGVALAPNVLALMVAAFAVGLASGVYFVAANPFIAELFPERVGRMMGIHGMASQLSAVIAAPAVTVALWYDWRYAFYGLALVAAAGTVAFAALAARTDLPDAGAGDTDFLGAARREWKLILAGVVLIGLTSFVWQGLFNFYELYMIDKGLPPATARNLLTVIFAAGVPAFLVSGDLADRLPHVPYLLGIVTAFVGGVGLVVVAEGLAAVVAASVVVGFAVHMLFPAGDTYLLASLPDESRASAYATFSAGMMSAQAAGSWVVGEAIEAGAAYDAVFLALAGGLTVLVAAYAVLYRLGRIPGGAAGATRAA
- a CDS encoding HVO_0758 family zinc finger protein, encoding MKSTRKGLRDGDLRKDTYERLNCADCDKVLKKENDPDEVFSVRICPECGARFKELR